The genomic DNA CGGTGCGTGGTTGCCAGAATCACCAACAGCACCAGCAGTGACACGATGGGTGAGCGACGCCAAGGTCCACCAAAATCGGACCGAAGTGATTGCTGATGAAATACTGGCCATGGCGCCAAAGCTCACGCCGGCCACCAGACACGCCAACCGTACCTCGCTTCACGGAACGCCATCCGGCCATCACCCAGATGAGCCAGAACGGAATGATCATGGCAAAGAGCGGCAGTTGTTTGCCAACCAACGCTGAGGTCATTCCAATGGCAAATGTATCCACGCACCGGCCAGTGCGATAATGTGGGCGTACCTAGCGCACCAAATGCCACCGGAGCCGTGTTGCCGATAGGTGACAATCCGGCCGCGGGCAGC from Gemmatimonadaceae bacterium includes the following:
- a CDS encoding L-lactate permease, producing MTSALVGKQLPLFAMIIPFWLIWVMAGWRSVKRGTVGVSGGRRELWRHGQYFISNHFGPILVDLGVAHPSCHCWCCW